DNA from Struthio camelus isolate bStrCam1 chromosome 18, bStrCam1.hap1, whole genome shotgun sequence:
GCTCTATCAGTTagaaaaagactgaagaattGATAGGCAGAATTGAAAAGCTCATAATGAGGAAGCTGGATTATTTTCTGAAGTTAGACATCATGAGGTGACAGGGAATACTTTTATTACATACAGAGATGTAGGCACCTCAAATCAGCAAGTCCCTTGAGCACGTGCTTAACTTTAAGGACCTAAGTAATCAAGCTGGCTTCACTGAAACAACCAGTGTGTCAACAATTATTTATGTGTTTGATACTCCAAATGAAGGTTTAGACCGTAtagagaaatttttttcttctaaaacaacTTTACTGGAACGTAAGGGGCTGTTAAGCCAGTTCAGTTAACTCGATTAAAAAGCATCTTCTCTCATCACGTATATAGGATTGCGAAGGCAGTGAGGGACTAGGAAGACAATGCACACAACAGGTTTCAGGACAGATTCTGTATTATTATGCTAAGGATATGGTTAACTTGTCTAGTAGTTATTTGCCCCAAAGATTCCTCCTGCATTTTACCTCTCTGTTTGCACTGCACCACATTTTGTACACCTGGCCCCCTAAAGCTCATGGTTTCAAGAACTACAGTTCTAGGTATTGCACTGACGTTACAGACGGTATCTCTGCACCTCCTCCGTGCATCCCATAGTCTATGCTGgaacaacacccccccccccaaccccccaaaaacccTATAAATTCTTTCCTAAGCAGACCCTGACTTTGCAAGCCCACATAGCTATTTGTATGAGGAAGGACTGCAACAGCCTCTAAAGATACAAAGTCCATGTGGCAAGAGGAAGATTCACAGTTTGTAATGATCTTTGTTTAATATATGAAATAGTCAATATATGAAATAGTCAGAACAGTGCTCCTCACATACTGGATTCAAATGGATACTTTTAATGGTATAAAATATTGCCAGGTGCTCCTCGTTTTGCCTGATTCATTCTTTAACTTTCTTGAGAGAGACACTGCCATACAAACCTTCAGTAATGCTTGGACTCTGCCTGAACCCAGTGCTAGAGAATGAGGCACACAACGAGATTTACCCGTTCTCATTCTGAATTGAGGCATTTTCTGCATGAAGTAATTTAATCAGAGAAGTTAATCTTTGGGCTGCAAAATGTGACAACCAGAGAGGCTGATGAAGAACTCTGAAAGGACAACTATGCTGCATCAGACCCGCGGCAACGTCTAGCACATCATTCAGTTACAATAGGCACCAAAAAGCCTGTTTCCCAATAAATTAACATCTGTCAGACACCTTCTCAAGTATCAGTGGTATTAACAGAAATCAAAATGTTGCAGAAAACACTACCCTTTATAAGCAATTAACTCAAAGTGCAGAAAATAGGAAATGTGATAATAGGCAGGTGCGTGTAGTTGTCGgctctcttctctgcttctgagTTATGTTTCCTGTCCTGCAGCGGGGGGGCAGCGAGAGAAGCGTTTCTAGGTCAGCGCCGAGCGTGGGATGGAGCGGAGCAGCGGCGAGCCCGGTGCCCACCCACGCGAGGCGAGCGCAGAGCCCTCTGCGTGGAGAGGAGCCCTCTGCGCCGCACGCCCGGTGCCCGAGAAAGCTTCAGCCCGCGGCAGGGGGGTTGCGCAGACACGGGACTTTGCAAACACAGGCCGTCATCTTCTCCGTTTCCAAACGTATTGCAAACGCCACAGTAAGCAAAACGATTTTCAACAGGAAAACATTATAAACGAATCCGGTAAAGCTCTTCCCCTTCGTTTCAGCCTCCCTCAGCCCGGTCTtctcccccctgcacctcccaGCTCAAAGGCAATTTACACTTTTCTCCGTGCATTTCTCAGCTGCCACCTGAAGGCTCCTACCTCCTCATtgccagctgctggaaaggcaatTGGCCCTTATGGCACTCAGCCTAGAGAGACGATTATCTGGATGATTTTCAGGCAAACTTACCCCTCAAAGCCCTCACCAGTTCTCCTGCTCTCAAgcttgctgagcttgctggacAGTTGTGAACAAAACCAGTCGGTCAAGGCAAATGGATCTTTAGAGGAATAGAGCTATTGCATTAATATAAGCCTAGTACACatcaattcttcttttttttttttttttgaaaatgatgcaaCTAGGTTCAGATTTGAACATTTTAAGTAAAGCAGTCTTTACCTCTGCTCATGCTAGTAAATATGCTACTTTCACAAAGTCAGAGCAACAGCCTGGGAAAGCCCACTATGCAGCTGCAGTGAGCAAAGGAAGCAGTAACACTTATGAACAGGACAGCGCTTTAGGCCAAGCGAGAGGCTAACAAGCAGAGACAGTGCATACACCATGCCCAGTTCTTCTCTCACACCAACATAACTCTATTAGCTTCAGTAAACTTACTCCTAATTTACATCATCACAGAAGAGAATCAGTTgtcttttttaattgttaaaattCAGTGTTGCTTTCAACCTCACACAGCTGCCAGCGCAGTCAGTTCCAGCACCCCGAGGTTCAGGAGCTGCTCGTGCAGCTCACGTGCGCTGGGGAGCAGGTAATTCCCAGCCCTCCAGCTCCTTACAGCAGAAGTGTCCCTACTTCTTGCTAGGGTGGCAGACATCGGATAGGTCCTACCCGTTCtttggattttaaaataagatcGGTGACTTGTCCATAGCTCTAGGGCCACTCCAGTTTAGCTAGATGTGCTGTGCCATCTGGAGCTGCTCTGGCCCTGAGCTGTGAGATACAGCTCTGCACGCAGGGAGCCTGCACCGTGGCCTGGGCAGCAAACCCTGGCAGCAACTGGGTGCCAAGGCACGCTGGTCCACTTCTGCCGGCATCCACCCAAGCAGGGGTGGCACAGCCAGGCTCTGCCTCTGCTCGatgccccccctccctccccaagggGCTCACAATTTCTCCAAGCCACAGGGACATGGTGCAACTGTTTGCTGGGAAACCAGGAGAACATTTGGCCCAAGTGCCAATAGGAGGTTTTGACCAAGTATTCTGATCACCTATATCCAGACCAGAGCTCATTCTTTAACTAACTTCTCCCTCCCCATGTCCCCTTAATCTCCATCCTGCTGAATAGCACAGTTAAAGAGCATAGAGatctaaatatgtatttatatcttAACTGTCATGAAACGTGCAGCCACATAGAGCCCCACAGGTTGGCACCTTTTGAGATAAAGCCTCACTGGACACATTCAGAatctacagaagagaaaaatattccaagCCTCAGGTGATGTTTGAATGAGAAGACATCCACAGAGGCTACTGAGATGCAAACGTGCAGGAAGGCAGGTTTTGTAGGCTTCCTACTAGCAGACCTGCTTATTTACTCTTGCTACTGCAAACATTTTCATGACATCAGTTGAGTGTGCCTGGTAGCATAGGCTAGCTGCTCTTTTGAGAGCAGGCCATCTTTTTACATTATTCACAGCTGTACCGTGCTACAGAAAAGACTTCCCAGTTAGGTCAGGTCTTCCAAGATGAAAAGTATGCCTGCCTCTACCTCTCCTGGACACCCAGCACTTCTGATTTGACACCAAGTTGCTTCTAGCGCTGCTGCAGCAAGTCCTGCCTGGCAGTGGGTCATGGACAGGGGTGCCAGCACCACAGTTGCGAGGAGCCAGCCACGAATCCAACCCAAGGAGTCTAACAGGTCCATTAATGGGTCTAGGTGAGGAAGACCATATAGtgataaacagtttatttttacttcttatcACTGTGCTTAAAGGCCTCATGCTATAACTTTCATTCTTAGTGGTTCAGATCATAATCTCTTTGTTTCCCTGAGCAGAAGAGGGGAGGGTATCACATCTTCTACTTTCACCCCAAAATATCTACCTTCTGGAATTATAGTGCTACTTTTAACCAGCCTGTACAGAGCATGCAGTTTAAGAATTGGATGTTTTTTACCTTCTTGTGCATCCACCAGATTTGTTACCTATTTTCTGCTCCTTAATTTTCTTTGTCCACCTTGCTAGGCCACTTCACAGCTgtccttccctccttttcccctcctcttttcctcccttcagaGCTCCTGGCTCTGTTGACAACTTTGGCAGAGCCTAGAGAGCAAAtgccctttttcccccctccagcacTAGCCTTGTGCAAGAGGCACCTCAGTCAGGGTGCAGCTGCTATTGGTCCAGCCTTGCCTTTCCCCAATGGAACAGTTTTATCAGCGTACACTGTTTCTGCACCATTTTCCTCCAGCATCACCTCCAACAGCAAAACACATTCACTAGTTGAGGTTGTAAGTAAGTGTCAGAACCTTAACTATTCTTTTGCCACTTGAGGGCTGATGTTCAGagctcagttttctttttgctctatAAGGGAAAGTTATTCTTGTTTTCTTATGCAGCTGGCATCACTAAACATTGGCAATTTGATGACTTGGCATTACTTTCCCTTTCTAGAGTGAGCACATTGCTGTGGTTCTAATTTAGTATGGGAATTGACATTCCTGGCAAGTATCAACCCCTACCAAAGCCCAACTATTCCCTAGAAACTAATCTAGGCACTCCTCCAGTGTTACCTAGTATCTTGTTTCAATAAACAGATAGAAAAAGCATAACCCAGCagcatagatttttaaaaagagtcaCTGGACAGAGACCACATGCTGCATACTCAACATGCTCTTCAGGAAACAAACGCTTTGCCAGAAAAGTTTAGGCATTAAGTGTGGAAAAAGCCATCCCAAAAAATTTATTCTCAAAATGTCAACAGAAACGCATCAGTAGATACTCAAAACTACAGAGTTCTTAAAAGTCATACATTCACAATGCAGAAACTTGACAATTGGGATGCCTTTTGCATGTTCTATGTAACAATATCCATTTTACAGTGTAAACAGGTACTGGTATGTTCTTACTTACAAGTCCAGCAGGAAAGGCACAACTCGGCATACAGAGATCATAAGCAAGAATCAGGTGCAACAACATTACACAAACTTTTGGTAATATGCATTTTTGGGGCCTTCCACAACGGAGACTGGACTTGAAGACTTCCTGCAGTCAAAAATCAGACTTTTCTCCATCATTCAGTCCTTTCATACCAAACACTTAGTTTCCAATCTAGTTTAGATTCCATTACACATACAGTTCCAGCAGACATTAGAGGAATAGTGAAAGGTAAGTCCAGTAAGTCTTCAGGTGCTTCCACTAATACATCAGGTTTTGGTTTCAGATAGTGCATGGAAGCATCTGCTTGAATCTCAGTTCATTACAGTGGTCATTAATAGAAAAATAGACACTAcatctacaaaaggaaaaaaaatgaggtagATAACTTAGAATCCAGATGACTATCCCAGCAACCTTCATACAATACACATGGATCATTAATTACCATTTTGGTAGAATGCAAGTTCACAGACCACCAAGAAACTTAATGACCAGAGTAGGAACGCCATCCAAAAACTCACAAAACATTTAACCTAAGCATGAATACTTCATATTTAAATACAGGTTTACACAGACTGATCTTCTACATtacccaaacaaaaataaaaaattaaaaaaaaaaagtctcttgctAAGGAAACCAGTTCCCATGCCTAGTTGCAACAGTCACCTAAGATTCCTTGCAGAGCTTTTAGACCTGACTTCCCAAGGCAAGTCTTCcctttcaaaagaggaaaaaaaaaagtatatacataCCCACCCATGCTTGTTTGGGGCTCTCGGTAATGAAATAAAACATCTAGGAAAAACTGCACATCTTTGGAAGTAGGAGTTTTGGCACTATTCTTGAAGGACTGTCCCAATAGTAGTATTAAATAAGCAGCAGTCAACAATACAGAGAATCAATTCCTTCGGAGCagtgattaaagaaaaacagtaactttCTTTTCATAGAACTTGAGGCAAAAAGgaacttttatataaaaaaagggtttttttgtagtttttgtaGCCATTATAGTAAAAAGTACATTCAGAAACCATACAGAgccaaaaaccaaacagaaagacTACTTCTAAAAGGGTGGCAGACATTCTAGGATATTTACCCGCATTAATAGTTTTCATTTGTCATCAGTAAATAAGCTTTTCCATTAACAGTAGGTTGTTTCCACTCTGTTCAAACCCCCAAGTATTTCACTCTAAACAAAGAGGTAAATATTCTGAACTTTGGAATTTCAAGTTGTAGAAACTTCGGTAAGGCTGTACAACATTGAAGTCATTGAAGTAAGAACTACTTTGCAAGACCCGCATCTTTCCAAATAGAAGGAGTTCCTATTCTTTATTATTTACTATTTGCAAAGCAATATCATGATTGTACTCTGGGCAACTCTTACAAAGACAACCATAAAATCATTTGCACGTCACTAGGAAAATAGGAGGCTGAAGTGGaatctcttaaaaatatatgtttgtgtatatatatatatttgttctttttgtagGTCAACTTCACTAGAGTTTTTAACTAACAGCAATTTTGTTCTCCTCCATGAAGTGAGGGAACTGGTGTTTTGGCACATTGTCTGCAGCAGCACCACTGGCCTTCTCCATATCAGAACCAGTCCCAGACTGGGTCCCATCTATTTTGGAGACTGTAGCAGTATTTATTGCCGAACCACCCCCAATGGTGACTGGTAGGGTAGGTAAGCCACCACTCTGGATCACCGAGATCTCATTAGTCTTCATTGCTATGCCATTGCTGAGTACCGCTGCATACTGATTCCATACTGTGGGGTCAATGCTCACCGAAGGAGGCATTATATCCTTTGGAAACATTTCAGATACCTTCTTGGGATCATTGCCCAGCAGAGCCATGGGATTATCAATTGAGAGCCTTCTTCCGCGCCTGGCAGAGTTATTCCACATGTGAGTTCCTACATGGACCtttcagggagggagggaggaaagtaaAGAGAATCATTAATACTTCATTTGTATGGTACATTCATGCTTTACCTTGCTTACAGCCAAGTTGCTCAAGAGAAGTTGTGTGCCCAATTTGCATTCAGGTAGATATTTAATTGAACTAGCTAGTTCTTgtctgtctttgttctcttccttaATTGTGTAGGATACAGTCATTCTACAGCTGTACATAACCATGGGTCTTTAGATTTCACTGCCAAAGTGCTCGTAGGATGGGGTTTTTACACTTAGAGTAAGTGAAATTGGCTGGGtttcctcctccaccaaaaccacATTACTTCTTGTGAACAGATTGCACCAAATAccagtaaatggaaaaaaacaaaacaaaaaaaccaaaaagacccCAAGGATTCAGAAGATATATTACACCTAAGCTAAAAATCTTCCACACCGCAGACACAGTGCTAGCACTTAACAGCAAATGATTGTTCATAAGACAAAGCATTTTTCCTCTCTATCAGCACTTATATAAAAGACTGGAGAGCTTGAAAAGGTTCTCGTGGGAAGTGAGAAGCCACTGTGAGAATAAGGAACCTATGAGTCCCTTACAGAACAAGGGGATTAACGTGACAATTCAGACAGACTTGAGGCATTTGTCTAGTAAGTGCCTAGGCCCAAACGCTCAAGGACTCCGCACCACTTCAGGAATatcttctttcagttttattccttcTTGTCCTGCACGCTGTTCCAAACAATGAAGTGTAGTGCACGTATTCTGTAAACGTCACTTTATTGCATTCAATAGTTGAATTTATGTCCTGATACCTCCaaatccaaatgaaaataaagcaaccTGTTCAATAAGGGCTAAATCTTCTCCTACCATCcaggaatgaaagaaaatcaaTGACAGTAGTAAAACTTCTACAGGAGAGACCTAATTGTGATCCCAATACACCATCTAGCCAGCAGGTTGCTGGAAGAAACTCAAAGGAGAGACAGAAGTCAAAGATAATCACTTGAGGAACTATAAGTAAATCCAAGTTGTCCTCAAAGGCCAGACAAATATCAGCAATAGTCTCCCACTCTAGAATGACTTTCCCTGACAAAGGAAATCACAACTTAAACACCTAAAATGGGTAGTTTACCTTCAGGTTTCCTTTTGTTGTGAAGGCTCTCCCACAGATGGTGCAGGCAAACGGCTTTTCACCAGTGTGGGTCCGTTCGTGAATCTGAAGGGCGCTCGCGGAGGAGAAGTTCTTCCCACACGTAGTGCAGATGTGCTGTTTGGCCGGACGGCAGAATTTCGGTCGTGGCACGAGGAGCGGGGCAACACCAGGCGAGAGAGCCGGTGGGCCAATGAAATGGCTAGTGCTAATGGGACGCTCGCTGGGTATTTCCATTTTTATGAGGGCTGGTGGGGCTCTAACAAAAGCAGCTGGAATACTATTTCGACCTGGAAAGAGAGCGAAGATAACATTTATTCCACCTTCTGCTTTCAAGCTTAAACCTGGCCTAAGATATCCAGTCCTGCCTTTTGTAGCGGCACGTGCCTGAACAACATACTCACAAAGCCCTCAGACTCAGAAGCCATGTGACAGGACTGCTATTAAGCTTGCAGGTATGTTCAGACAGAAAAATCAGCTCATTCCTATTTTTACTGGTGAGATTAGGCGTTAAGAAGTCTCCCTTTTGATCAAATTTAGATCAATATCAACCACAGCGCTAAAAAGCTCAAAACCCTCACAAGATATTTCCAAGTTTTAACACCACATTCTCAGGTTAAACAGTTTTCCACGAAACACAAACGTAGAGCTGCTTGCTTTAGGGAGCTACAGGGAGATATTAGGTGAGCCTATGAAAGTGCACAGCCCTCATTTATTTTAGGGATCTCTGTGCTCCCTCTTGCAGAGGAAGAGAGCACTTAGACTTTAAATTTGGTTTAACTTTGAATCTGATATCATAGAAAAACAATAAGCAAaaaacccaccccccccccccaccaactttCTAGGGCATGCACCCTTCTCTcagtgagggaggaaaaagaggaagaagtagaGATGGGTCTGTTGGTTCTTTTGAAAAGGGTTTCCCCCCCGTGCTACCCACCACACACAAGCTACCGCCAACATTTCAAATAACTCACCATATTCTCCATTGGCAAAGTGTAAGCCAGGTTCTTCTTTAATGACCTTTCGACCAATATTGCCATATGTTAAATCCAAAGCACCAACCCCTTCCATTTCTGCAGATGTGTTGTCAGGACCCTCCGCTTTATTTCCCACACCTGCATCTTCTTGATTGTTGAAGCTAGGTGACTTTGACCTCACGCTCTCAGCTTGGCTGTTGGCTGGGGACAGGGCGTGGAGGGATGCGGactcagaggcagcaggactcctgcCATTCTGATAATCTGGGTCTCCCGCCACAGAGGAAGAATCGTTTGTCATGCCATCGCTTTCTGCTGAGCCGTTGTCACTAGACTTCAAGCTACTTTGCCGCTGCAAGTTCAAGGTAGAGTTTACAATTTTCATTTGATTCTCCAGTGCTGCGATCCCAGAGAAACCAGCTGCCGTGGCCGGGGAATCTGATTGTGCATCGTACGGAGTAGGAGGCTTTGAAGAACTCCTCGGGCCATCCTGAGAGTCCAGGTCCTCTTCCATCTCTATGCTTTCCACGTTCTCATCTGGGCGGCTGACGTCTCCGTTCTTCTCAGCCACTGCAGGATCCACGTCAGCACTGTCGCAGGCGTTTTCTGGCATTGGTGTGTTAGGTATTTGTCCCCCCATATGCATGCGGATATGCTGCTGCAACACAACTGCGTTTGTAAACTTCTTCTGGCAAATAGGACATGAATGCTGCATCTTCAAAGGGGTATTGGCCCGGTGGACACCATAATGAGTTTTAAGGTTTCCTTTAGTGGAGAAGGCACGGCCACAGATTTTACACTTGAACGGCCTCTCTCCGGTGTGAGTACGATAATGCATTTTGAGTGAACTCTGGCAGCTCAGCACTCTGTGACAGATCAGGCACTCATTGGGGTCAGCAGTAGATTTATCAATGTTTTCAACCAGTTGCTGAAGCTTTGATGTCTCCGAACCTTGCTCATTTGACCCGCTTACATGGAAGATGCTCACGCTGCAGGTTGCTTGTGGTGAATTCAAGCTCTGTTCTGTGCCAGACTCATGACCAACTGCCCCCGATGAGGAAGAGCCACCTTCGCTTTCTGGAGAAGGCCTTGATGGCAGGTCACTTGAGAACGTACCAGTGACAGACTCCTTGATGCCTGCTAGATTGGAGACGTTCTGAGGAACACTGGTAGCCACAGAGGTAGGCAGGGTTGTAAGGAGAGGCTTACTATCCACAATTAGGTTAGACTCGTCCAGCGGTACAGACATCCCATAGGGGATGCCACTGCTAGTGGGAACATTGTCCAGGTGCTCAGGAACCGGATAAGGATTCATCTTTATGTGCGGGTATTTGTCTTTGTGACGctgaaaatgcactttaaggTTTCCTTTGGTTGTAAAGCGGTTACCGCAAATATTACACTTGTAGGGTCTTTCACCAGTGTGGGAACGGAGGTGAATCTGCAGGGCACTGTCATTGCCGAAGACTTTGCCGCAGAATTTACACTTGTGTTTGAAGAAAGGCTCTTCTGCAGCATTCGGTTTGCTTTCAGACACGCTAATGTTGGGaggttttcctttccccttcttcgAGGAATCTATTACAGAAGAAACGGCCGAAAGTGGATTTTGGAAGATGACGGAGTTGGAGGACTGAGGTAGCAAAGGATTCGGGAACCGAGAAATTGAACCAGGGAAGCTTCTGTTTGCCTCCGGCttcaaggggaaggaggaggaaagcccGGCAGCCAGAGAGCCGGCAGCCGCAACGCCAGTGTTAGAATGAGGTAGTTTTCCTTGCTTCAAGGATTCCAGTGATAGGCTCTGGCTCCCAGCTTTTTGTCCGatcaaagcaacagcagcagacagCTGCTGAGACATATGAGCACCCAAAGCTTTGAGTGGATCAGCAGCAGCTGCTATAGAGGGGTGTAGGGCATGGGGAGCCATCATGGCAATCTGAATACGAATTTGCTCTGTCAGCTGAATTTGCTggagttgctgctgctgcaaacacACAAGCTGCTCGAGGATCATCGGAATGGCATTAAAACTGGCTGCTGAGGAAGAGAGGGCATCAGAGGTACGTTGGTTCACAGCCACTTTAGTGCCACGTATCGTCTGCAAAGTCACATTAGTGTTAGGTACTTTGGATTTTGGTAAATAGCTTAGCCCGGGAGTGGCAGGTGTAACAGGGGGCTCTATTTTAAGATACATTCCTCCCATCGATTCAGCATcaattttcccttctctcttttccatAGAGCCAGtgcagccctttgcctgaacgtcCTTGCGTGTCCTGCTGTCCAGTCGATCGCTTGAAAAGCTCCCCAGAGAAGCTTCAGAGAAGCTTTCAGGGGGTACGGTTCCCTCACTGTCGTTCATGATTAGGACAGGTGGATTTTTAGTGCAATTTTTCTTATGCTCAAGGAATTCAGAGAGATCAAAGAATTCTGCACAGCATTTCTCACAGATTTTGGTTTCCTCTGTTCGGCACCTTTTGGAACTCATTTCACCATCTCCGTCACCTGGGACGTCTTGTGGACTCCCTTAAAAATACAAGGAAAGTCACATTAATAGCTAAATTTTGATCAAGTTTTTCCTATTCTTAAGATCATTGACTTGACCAGAATTTCAAATTACAGGTGCAAGAAACAGGTACCAAGTTTGCAGACAGAACTGGAGTCCTAGCATTTGCTTTGCTACCAGTTCAGTTGCAGCCCCAAGAAAGCCTGCATCCCAGTCCTCTTTTCCataaaaaacaacataaaacaaattGCACAAGGctcgagggagagagaaggtcaCTGCAAGCCCCTTCATACAGGTAAAAATGGAACAGCGCAGTAATTCTGTTAGTCCCTGCAAACAGGTTAAAAGGAACACcacccaaagcaaaacagagacgGCATCTAATATATAAAGCAGAACATCACATTAAGCTtagtttgtgttttttatttcaggTAGTAATTCATAGTTAGTAACCTCCTAGTAATTCATATAAGATTATTAACCCAAAACTTTAGCATAGTTCTTAATTCAACGCCGATATATGAAGCAGCATTCATTCCTCCATTATGGAGGTAATTACTACTGAAGGCAGCTGATCAAACATTTTgcttcttgcttttgcttttaaaatattcaaaagtaagtccatataaaaataattcttaaaaagtCACAGTAGTAAAGAAAAGTGATCAACTGACAAAACCCACATGCAGGTATGAGTCTACGTTGTCATGGATGATTAGGAGAGCCAACGAACAAGTCCTCTTTGCAGCATttacatgaaataattttaaacctTCTTGGAATACTATAAAAGGCAGACAAATTAGAAATGCAACTAAATAAGGAGAGGAAGGGATAAGAAAGCTAGTTTGCAAGCCTACTCCTACCTGCCTCCACCAGTGCCCACAGATCATCATAATTTGTGTGCAGACAATGAAATATAATTCAGAGAAATATTAGAACTGGAACAGAGGTTTAAAGAAACTCTAAACCAAAACAGGATGTTTCTGCCCAGTCCAGCCTTCGCCAAAGAGAAAACCCATCAGACACTGAGCGCTCAAGGGGAGCGAGGGCGCCGGGCGCAGGAAGCAGGAGTACTCAAGAGGTAAAACCCAAGGCTGATGCAACCgagggggaagaaggaagggcaTCAGATAATCCAACAGCCCACACCAGGGGAAACATGCCGTAACTCACCGTTAATTGCACACTGCAGACCTCAGTAATTTGGAGAGCTTGCAGTACAAGACCGCTTATATTCAAGTCTCATGTCTCCACTAACTCACTTTGGGATTTATCTCCGATTTCACGTTACAAGCCCACGCTGTCTTCAAAAACAGAGCCAAAGACTCTGCAAGCACAAGAGCTTTTGCGGCTTTCGTTTCAAAGGTGCAACTGAACCACACATCTGATACACTTGTATATCCTGTACATGGCAGGGTGGAGGGC
Protein-coding regions in this window:
- the SALL4 gene encoding sal-like protein 4 isoform X4; protein product: MSSKRCRTEETKICEKCCAEFFDLSEFLEHKKNCTKNPPVLIMNDSEGTVPPESFSEASLGSFSSDRLDSRTRKDVQAKGCTGSMEKREGKIDAESMGGMYLKIEPPVTPATPGLSYLPKSKVPNTNVTLQTIRGTKVAVNQRTSDALSSSAASFNAIPMILEQLVCLQQQQLQQIQLTEQIRIQIAMMAPHALHPSIAAAADPLKALGAHMSQQLSAAVALIGQKAGSQSLSLESLKQGKLPHSNTGVAAAGSLAAGLSSSFPLKPEANRSFPGSISRFPNPLLPQSSNSVIFQNPLSAVSSVIDSSKKGKGKPPNISVSESKPNAAEEPFFKHKCKFCGKVFGNDSALQIHLRSHTGERPYKCNICGNRFTTKGNLKVHFQRHKDKYPHIKMNPYPVPEHLDNVPTSSGIPYGMSVPLDESNLIVDSKPLLTTLPTSVATSVPQNVSNLAGIKESVTGTFSSDLPSRPSPESEGGSSSSGAVGHESGTEQSLNSPQATCSVSIFHVSGSNEQGSETSKLQQLVENIDKSTADPNECLICHRVLSCQSSLKMHYRTHTGERPFKCKICGRAFSTKGNLKTHYGVHRANTPLKMQHSCPICQKKFTNAVVLQQHIRMHMGGQIPNTPMPENACDSADVDPAVAEKNGDVSRPDENVESIEMEEDLDSQDGPRSSSKPPTPYDAQSDSPATAAGFSGIAALENQMKIVNSTLNLQRQSSLKSSDNGSAESDGMTNDSSSVAGDPDYQNGRSPAASESASLHALSPANSQAESVRSKSPSFNNQEDAGVGNKAEGPDNTSAEMEGVGALDLTYGNIGRKVIKEEPGLHFANGEYGRNSIPAAFVRAPPALIKMEIPSERPISTSHFIGPPALSPGVAPLLVPRPKFCRPAKQHICTTCGKNFSSASALQIHERTHTGEKPFACTICGRAFTTKGNLKVHVGTHMWNNSARRGRRLSIDNPMALLGNDPKKM
- the SALL4 gene encoding sal-like protein 4 isoform X3, which encodes MSRRKQAKPQHINSEEQPPDAASGSPQDVPGDGDGEMSSKRCRTEETKICEKCCAEFFDLSEFLEHKKNCTKNPPVLIMNDSEGTVPPESFSEASLGSFSSDRLDSRTRKDVQAKGCTGSMEKREGKIDAESMGGMYLKIEPPVTPATPGLSYLPKSKVPNTNVTLQTIRGTKVAVNQRTSDALSSSAASFNAIPMILEQLVCLQQQQLQQIQLTEQIRIQIAMMAPHALHPSIAAAADPLKALGAHMSQQLSAAVALIGQKAGSQSLSLESLKQGKLPHSNTGVAAAGSLAAGLSSSFPLKPEANRSFPGSISRFPNPLLPQSSNSVIFQNPLSAVSSVIDSSKKGKGKPPNISVSESKPNAAEEPFFKHKCKFCGKVFGNDSALQIHLRSHTGERPYKCNICGNRFTTKGNLKVHFQRHKDKYPHIKMNPYPVPEHLDNVPTSSGIPYGMSVPLDESNLIVDSKPLLTTLPTSVATSVPQNVSNLAGIKESVTGTFSSDLPSRPSPESEGGSSSSGAVGHESGTEQSLNSPQATCSVSIFHVSGSNEQGSETSKLQQLVENIDKSTADPNECLICHRVLSCQSSLKMHYRTHTGERPFKCKICGRAFSTKGNLKTHYGVHRANTPLKMQHSCPICQKKFTNAVVLQQHIRMHMGGQIPNTPMPENACDSADVDPAVAEKNGDVSRPDENVESIEMEEDLDSQDGPRSSSKPPTPYDAQSDSPATAAGFSGIAALENQMKIVNSTLNLQRQSSLKSSDNGSAESDGMTNDSSSVAGDPDYQNGRSPAASESASLHALSPANSQAESVRSKSPSFNNQEDAGVGNKAEGPDNTSAEMEGVGALDLTYGNIGRKVIKEEPGLHFANGEYGRNSIPAAFVRAPPALIKMEIPSERPISTSHFIGPPALSPGVAPLLVPRPKFCRPAKQHICTTCGKNFSSASALQIHERTHTGEKPFACTICGRAFTTKGNLKVHVGTHMWNNSARRGRRLSIDNPMALLGNDPKKM